The Sphingomonas psychrotolerans genome includes a region encoding these proteins:
- a CDS encoding VOC family protein, with product MADLTPPALNDASPFADMRGHHVAVRTPDFEIAKRWYVASLDFRVVAEWDYADQRLGYLASPVDDRFCIETIVGGEPVPQDVRPYSHLGGTLDFAGYHHFCLSVVDGAETLEELRARGVTIVAEPFVVEAIGRKLAFSPILSAISSNWLRCSPPASRTPSKQTAKRG from the coding sequence GTGGCTGACCTCACTCCGCCCGCGCTTAATGATGCTTCACCCTTCGCCGACATGCGCGGTCACCACGTCGCGGTGCGCACGCCCGACTTCGAGATCGCCAAGCGATGGTATGTCGCATCGCTCGACTTTCGTGTGGTCGCCGAATGGGACTACGCCGACCAGAGGCTCGGCTACCTCGCTTCGCCCGTCGACGATCGTTTCTGCATCGAAACTATCGTTGGCGGTGAGCCGGTTCCGCAAGATGTGCGGCCCTACTCACACTTGGGCGGCACCCTCGACTTCGCGGGCTATCACCATTTTTGTCTCAGCGTCGTCGATGGTGCCGAAACGCTCGAGGAGCTTCGCGCGCGCGGCGTGACCATCGTCGCCGAGCCATTCGTGGTCGAAGCAATCGGCCGCAAACTCGCTTTTTCGCCGATCCTTTCGGCAATCTCATCGAACTGGCTGAGGTGCTCGCCTCCAGCCTCCCGCACTCCGTCCAAACAAACAGCTAAGCGAGGCTAA
- a CDS encoding alginate export family protein, which translates to MSMLATPPYKVGSAPRRPTSDDRNRSGVPRLANAGPCLIFVAAALISPSAASAQVSTNLERAPTLTIDRYSENWSTLADPAARTGDWAEPLKYIPLNEDGSIYLTTGLEARSRYEGYENVNWGASPNDDYVWNRLMPYADLHVGKLRFFAMPIVSAISGTDRRKGPADATGVDMLQAFVDVDIPVPSGDVLRLSAGRKLVSLGSGRFIDRRYGTGVPLPFDGFEGIATGKSRQITGFYLQPVDTKLGAFNDRRSRNKAVWGVYATQWLNAKHTYGVDIYYIGLRDRNAVFDQGAGRQLAHTIGTRFFGDNGAWYWNAEAAVQRGTFAGYRSAAWGVGAETGYRFRNSPLRPEIALTADVVSGDGDPNDRKLGTLNPLFPNGKYFGALSPIGPRNLIHLRPSTTVHPRKDIAVSLTGVAYWRESVHDGIYAIPGFLVRSGKTSDARFIGKQIELAASWQATPKLNLTASLSAFDPGPFIRDTGPARTIKMVGAQTTFRF; encoded by the coding sequence ATGTCGATGCTCGCCACCCCCCCCTACAAGGTCGGAAGCGCGCCAAGGCGGCCGACTTCCGATGATCGCAATCGAAGTGGAGTCCCTCGGCTGGCGAACGCCGGACCGTGCCTGATCTTCGTCGCGGCCGCCTTGATATCGCCTTCCGCAGCAAGTGCGCAGGTGTCGACCAATCTGGAACGCGCTCCGACGCTCACCATCGATCGCTATTCAGAAAACTGGTCCACCCTCGCCGATCCCGCAGCCCGGACGGGCGATTGGGCCGAGCCGTTGAAGTATATCCCGCTGAACGAGGATGGCTCCATCTATCTGACCACGGGCCTGGAGGCGCGTTCACGCTACGAAGGCTATGAGAATGTGAACTGGGGAGCGTCGCCGAACGACGATTACGTCTGGAATCGACTGATGCCTTATGCTGATCTTCATGTCGGCAAGCTGCGGTTTTTTGCGATGCCGATCGTTTCGGCTATCTCCGGAACAGACCGCCGGAAGGGACCTGCGGACGCTACCGGCGTCGACATGCTGCAGGCGTTTGTCGACGTAGACATCCCGGTACCGAGCGGGGATGTGCTTCGACTGTCTGCCGGGCGGAAGCTAGTTTCGCTCGGTTCGGGACGGTTTATCGACAGGCGCTATGGAACCGGCGTTCCGCTGCCGTTTGACGGATTCGAGGGTATCGCCACCGGTAAGAGCCGCCAAATAACTGGCTTCTACCTTCAGCCGGTCGACACGAAGCTGGGCGCGTTCAACGACCGACGCTCGCGTAATAAAGCAGTCTGGGGCGTCTACGCCACACAATGGCTCAACGCGAAGCACACATATGGTGTCGATATCTACTATATCGGCCTGCGAGACCGAAACGCCGTCTTCGACCAAGGCGCCGGCAGGCAGCTGGCGCACACCATCGGCACAAGGTTCTTCGGAGACAATGGCGCCTGGTATTGGAACGCCGAGGCAGCGGTGCAGCGCGGCACATTTGCCGGTTACCGCTCGGCGGCCTGGGGCGTCGGGGCAGAGACAGGGTACCGCTTCCGGAACTCGCCACTCCGACCAGAGATCGCGCTTACTGCCGATGTTGTTTCGGGCGACGGTGACCCGAACGACCGGAAGCTGGGGACGCTGAATCCGCTTTTCCCGAACGGCAAGTATTTCGGAGCCCTTTCACCTATCGGTCCGCGGAACCTCATCCATCTCCGACCTTCGACCACGGTTCATCCGCGCAAGGACATCGCCGTATCGCTGACCGGAGTTGCCTATTGGCGTGAGAGTGTACACGACGGGATCTACGCCATCCCAGGGTTTCTGGTACGAAGCGGCAAGACCAGCGACGCGCGCTTCATCGGAAAGCAGATCGAGCTTGCCGCCAGCTGGCAGGCGACACCGAAGCTGAACCTCACCGCCTCGCTGAGTGCTTTCGACCCCGGCCCATTCATTCGTGATACCGGCCCGGCGCGCACCATCAAGATGGTCGGCGCCCAGACCACCTTTAGGTTCTGA
- a CDS encoding hydrolase, with translation MTFRNGLNSLLRPEDSVLLLIDHQPYQLANTNSHDPQAVVNNTTALAKAAKVFKVPTILTSVIANRGGLLFKQLTDLFPDQEVIDRTFINTWEDKPTVDAVKATGRKQLIIAGLWTEVCVAMPALHAAGEGWDVTVVTDASGGASVEAHQVAIQRLVAGGVNVMTWMAVVSEWQRDWARTDTAALLPEILIDHAGGAGIAYLWEQQLLKTPVDTDAG, from the coding sequence ATGACTTTCCGCAATGGGCTCAACTCGCTTCTTCGTCCCGAAGATTCAGTGCTCCTTTTGATCGATCACCAACCTTATCAGCTTGCCAACACGAACAGCCATGATCCGCAGGCGGTCGTGAACAACACGACAGCTCTTGCGAAGGCCGCCAAGGTGTTCAAGGTCCCAACGATCCTGACCAGCGTCATCGCCAACCGGGGTGGGCTACTCTTCAAGCAGCTCACTGACCTGTTCCCGGATCAGGAGGTAATCGACCGCACTTTCATCAATACCTGGGAAGACAAGCCCACTGTCGACGCGGTCAAGGCGACTGGTCGCAAGCAGCTCATCATTGCCGGTCTCTGGACCGAGGTCTGCGTAGCTATGCCAGCGCTTCACGCGGCCGGCGAAGGCTGGGATGTAACGGTCGTTACTGACGCCAGCGGCGGTGCATCGGTCGAGGCACATCAGGTCGCCATTCAGCGCTTGGTCGCCGGCGGAGTGAACGTGATGACCTGGATGGCCGTGGTCTCGGAGTGGCAGCGCGATTGGGCGCGGACCGACACCGCGGCGCTTCTCCCGGAGATCCTGATCGACCACGCGGGAGGCGCCGGCATCGCGTATCTGTGGGAGCAGCAACTCTTGAAGACCCCCGTCGATACCGACGCGGGCTGA
- a CDS encoding LysR family transcriptional regulator has translation MDIEDLRTFVEVADAGGVTPASRRLGISKSMVSRRLVRLEAELSVQLLARTTRGAALTEAGATFRDYAARVIAEIDVAKETILPAGELRGRLRVAAPLSFGPTHFAPVLAEMAARHPELHIHSCYTDRFVDLITEGYDCAIRVGTLPDSNLIARRIGPIRAGYVASPAYIKKYGSPETPEEFVTHQAVMQGTETWPAADGDKIIAMRPRGRFKADNAVALIAAAIQGVGIAGVPLDLVKEHLASGVLVPVMPRYPIPELAIYVVRPPGQHPSRKVRVLTEMLIECFSEHKADQSAN, from the coding sequence ATGGACATTGAAGACTTGCGGACGTTCGTTGAGGTCGCTGACGCAGGTGGCGTCACGCCCGCCTCGCGGCGGCTGGGCATCTCCAAGTCGATGGTTAGCCGCCGCCTTGTCCGACTGGAAGCGGAGTTGAGTGTCCAGCTTCTTGCGCGCACCACACGGGGTGCGGCGCTTACCGAGGCCGGAGCGACGTTCCGGGACTATGCCGCCCGGGTGATCGCCGAAATCGATGTCGCCAAGGAAACGATCCTTCCGGCGGGCGAGTTGCGGGGCCGCCTGCGCGTCGCAGCGCCCTTGTCATTCGGGCCGACGCATTTCGCGCCGGTCCTTGCCGAAATGGCGGCGCGCCATCCAGAGCTTCATATCCATTCATGCTACACAGATCGGTTCGTCGACCTCATTACGGAGGGTTACGATTGTGCGATACGCGTCGGTACGCTGCCCGATTCGAACCTGATCGCAAGGAGGATCGGCCCCATCCGCGCGGGGTATGTCGCATCGCCGGCCTACATCAAGAAGTACGGATCTCCAGAAACCCCAGAGGAGTTCGTCACTCATCAGGCGGTCATGCAGGGCACGGAGACATGGCCAGCAGCGGACGGCGACAAGATCATCGCGATGCGGCCGCGGGGGCGATTCAAAGCAGATAACGCCGTCGCCCTCATCGCCGCTGCGATCCAAGGCGTCGGCATCGCCGGAGTCCCACTCGACCTGGTCAAGGAACATCTAGCTTCCGGCGTTCTGGTGCCCGTGATGCCTCGCTATCCGATCCCCGAACTCGCCATCTATGTTGTCCGTCCCCCGGGGCAGCATCCTTCGCGAAAAGTGCGCGTGCTCACCGAAATGCTGATCGAGTGCTTCAGCGAGCACAAAGCCGACCAAAGCGCAAACTAG
- a CDS encoding LLM class flavin-dependent oxidoreductase yields MEIGIDSFAAIFPDPVNGALPAAADRMAGVLEEIELAERVGLHFFGIGEHHRSEFLDSSPVTILAAAAARTERIRLTSAVTVLGAVDPVRLFQEFATLDLISRGRAEIVAGRGSSVEAFPLFGLPMRDYDELFAEKLDLLLLLRETTHPTWKGRFRAPLTGQGVFPRPHQARLPVWIGVGGTPESFERAGRLGLPLMIAIVGGTFDRFRPLVDLYREAGARAGHDPVQLKVAIHAMGFVADSDAAARDAFYPGWAQMISKYARERGWSQPTRAQFEATAGPEGAFLIGNPATVAAKIQHANEVLGGLSRVAFQMTSAASETAAMLRAIELLGTEVALAVRTLDAST; encoded by the coding sequence ATGGAAATTGGCATTGACAGCTTCGCAGCTATCTTCCCCGATCCGGTAAACGGCGCGCTGCCTGCGGCAGCTGATCGAATGGCTGGCGTGCTCGAAGAGATCGAGCTTGCGGAGCGGGTAGGGCTCCACTTTTTTGGCATTGGCGAACACCACCGGTCCGAGTTTCTTGACTCCTCGCCGGTGACGATCCTGGCTGCGGCCGCGGCACGTACAGAACGGATCAGGCTCACTAGCGCGGTAACGGTTCTCGGTGCCGTCGATCCGGTCCGGCTTTTTCAGGAGTTCGCGACGCTTGATCTCATATCCCGCGGCCGCGCTGAGATCGTCGCCGGAAGGGGATCCTCGGTGGAAGCTTTCCCTTTGTTCGGCCTTCCGATGCGAGACTATGACGAACTCTTTGCGGAGAAACTCGACCTGCTCCTGCTGCTTCGAGAAACGACCCATCCCACTTGGAAAGGGCGGTTCCGGGCGCCGCTGACAGGACAGGGTGTGTTTCCGCGACCGCATCAGGCCCGCTTGCCCGTTTGGATAGGTGTCGGCGGGACCCCTGAATCATTCGAGCGCGCTGGCCGCCTGGGGTTGCCACTGATGATCGCAATCGTCGGCGGCACGTTCGATCGGTTTCGTCCGCTAGTCGACCTTTACCGCGAGGCTGGCGCGCGCGCGGGCCACGATCCCGTGCAGCTCAAGGTAGCGATTCATGCCATGGGCTTCGTTGCGGACAGTGACGCGGCAGCCCGTGATGCCTTCTATCCCGGCTGGGCGCAGATGATCTCCAAATATGCGCGCGAACGTGGTTGGTCTCAGCCAACGCGCGCGCAGTTCGAAGCGACAGCGGGTCCCGAAGGGGCTTTCCTTATTGGGAATCCTGCGACTGTTGCCGCAAAGATCCAACACGCTAACGAGGTCCTTGGGGGCCTTTCGCGAGTTGCTTTCCAGATGACGTCTGCAGCCTCAGAGACTGCCGCGATGCTGCGTGCGATAGAGCTACTCGGCACTGAGGTTGCGCTGGCTGTCCGGACGTTAGATGCTTCCACTTGA
- a CDS encoding LysR family transcriptional regulator: MNTQDLRTFVEVADAGGVTAAARRLGIGKAIVSRQLIRLEADLGVQLLARTTRGASLTEAGATFREYAAKVIADLDTARETIVPNGELRGRLRIAAPLSFGPTHLAPVLAQLGRLHPSLHIQTCYSDRHVNLIEEGFDCAIRFGRPAPSTLLARRIAPLYASLVASPDYIARRGSPETLEDLLSHEALLQGTEPWDFVDGDKTVTLNVQGRFKADNGVAITAAALAGLGIACLPDGLIVEHLASGALVRVMSHYPQPVYGIFVIRPPGQHPLRKVRALTELLIERLGAPDSLSNNPSG; this comes from the coding sequence GTGAACACCCAAGACTTACGAACCTTCGTGGAGGTCGCGGATGCCGGCGGCGTGACGGCTGCTGCCCGTCGCCTCGGTATCGGGAAGGCGATCGTCAGCCGGCAGCTTATCCGCTTGGAGGCGGATCTCGGCGTCCAGCTGCTTGCCCGAACAACACGGGGGGCCTCGCTGACCGAGGCAGGCGCGACGTTCCGAGAATATGCCGCAAAGGTCATAGCGGATCTTGATACCGCGCGAGAGACAATCGTGCCGAACGGAGAGCTCCGTGGTCGCCTTCGGATCGCTGCGCCGCTGTCATTTGGACCGACGCACCTGGCCCCCGTCCTAGCTCAGCTTGGGCGCCTGCATCCTTCCTTGCACATTCAGACTTGTTACAGCGACCGGCACGTGAACCTGATAGAGGAGGGGTTCGATTGCGCCATTCGGTTTGGACGCCCCGCACCATCGACGCTTCTCGCCAGGCGCATTGCGCCGCTCTATGCATCGCTCGTGGCCAGCCCGGACTACATCGCGAGGCGTGGGTCACCAGAGACGCTGGAAGATTTGCTTAGTCATGAGGCGCTTCTCCAAGGCACTGAGCCGTGGGACTTTGTCGATGGCGACAAGACCGTCACGCTCAATGTTCAGGGTCGCTTCAAGGCTGATAATGGAGTCGCGATCACAGCCGCAGCGCTTGCGGGTCTCGGCATTGCTTGCCTGCCTGACGGCTTGATTGTCGAGCATTTGGCATCAGGAGCACTCGTGCGCGTGATGTCTCATTATCCGCAACCAGTGTACGGCATTTTCGTTATTCGCCCACCCGGGCAACACCCGTTGCGCAAGGTCCGAGCCCTCACCGAGCTTTTGATCGAGCGTCTTGGAGCACCAGATAGTCTGTCTAATAACCCGTCAGGCTGA
- a CDS encoding pyrroloquinoline quinone-dependent dehydrogenase: protein MRHNIVITESQTQVTTVDTLRDPQTSSMLSSIALILDSKRPANLRRSFRYLATFTFSSFAMTACAASQENPGAASDGNWASYNRTLAGDRFSPLADITRENVGSLVRKCEYALSEPSSFQTGPLAIDGVLYFTTPGGSFAVDAGTCKERWHITHPVPTGEGVITANRGFAYHDGVLFRGTMEGHVLAISPKDGRTLWDVQIPDAGPGVSIPMAPIAADGKVFIGNAGGDRANVTGHAYAFDAKTGKMLWRFEVVPDTPEIRATWKMPKGNPLSGGGIWTSLTYDEAAGVVYVPTGNPAPDFDGELRQGDNLYVNSVIAIDGKTGRRIAHNQVVKQDYHDWGLSGPPALFTTAGGKRVVASANKDGMLSVLDRGDLKSGLPLLYGQPTTTRKNVDVPLSRERATEFCPGMFGGSEWNGAAFSPKLNTIFVGAVDWCSRVTLTPKDAPVPKTGDIWLGIKEPMTEAMMPWSTARGWLTAYDADTGAVRWKLEAPKPVLGGVTPTAGGLVFASDLAGNFFAVDATSGKKLWNEQVGQPIGGGIITYRVGDKQLVAAAIGNGGGAWPAPVTRTSIVVYGLK, encoded by the coding sequence ATGCGCCACAACATCGTCATCACTGAATCTCAGACACAAGTTACCACTGTCGATACACTTCGAGACCCGCAGACCAGTTCTATGCTGTCGAGCATTGCTTTGATACTCGACTCGAAAAGGCCCGCGAACCTGCGTCGCAGTTTCCGCTACCTCGCCACTTTTACGTTTTCGTCGTTCGCAATGACCGCTTGCGCCGCCTCCCAAGAAAACCCGGGTGCAGCATCCGATGGGAATTGGGCGTCGTACAACCGGACCTTGGCCGGGGACAGATTTTCGCCTCTCGCTGATATCACCCGGGAGAACGTCGGGTCGCTCGTCCGCAAGTGCGAGTATGCCCTGTCAGAGCCGTCATCTTTTCAAACCGGCCCGCTCGCGATCGATGGGGTCCTCTACTTCACCACCCCCGGTGGTTCGTTCGCAGTTGATGCCGGGACCTGCAAGGAACGCTGGCACATCACGCATCCGGTGCCGACTGGAGAAGGTGTCATCACCGCTAACCGCGGCTTCGCGTATCATGACGGGGTCCTGTTCCGCGGAACGATGGAGGGTCATGTCCTCGCGATCTCTCCGAAGGATGGTCGCACGCTCTGGGATGTTCAGATCCCTGACGCCGGGCCCGGGGTCAGCATCCCGATGGCGCCGATCGCCGCTGACGGTAAGGTGTTCATCGGCAATGCTGGCGGCGACCGCGCGAATGTGACCGGCCACGCCTACGCGTTCGATGCGAAGACCGGCAAGATGCTCTGGCGTTTCGAGGTCGTGCCCGACACCCCCGAGATCCGCGCAACCTGGAAGATGCCGAAAGGTAACCCTCTGTCTGGCGGTGGGATTTGGACCTCGCTCACCTATGACGAAGCAGCCGGCGTCGTCTACGTTCCGACAGGCAATCCCGCTCCGGACTTCGACGGCGAGCTTCGACAGGGTGATAACCTTTACGTCAATTCAGTCATTGCCATCGACGGGAAGACCGGCCGGCGGATCGCCCACAATCAGGTCGTGAAGCAGGACTACCACGACTGGGGTCTGAGCGGCCCCCCGGCGCTGTTCACCACCGCTGGGGGCAAGCGCGTCGTCGCCTCTGCGAACAAGGATGGCATGCTGTCAGTGCTCGATCGCGGCGATCTGAAATCAGGTCTCCCGCTCCTCTACGGGCAGCCAACAACAACCCGCAAGAATGTGGATGTGCCGCTGTCGCGCGAGCGAGCCACGGAATTCTGTCCGGGCATGTTCGGCGGGAGTGAGTGGAATGGCGCGGCCTTCAGTCCCAAGCTCAATACGATATTCGTGGGTGCGGTGGATTGGTGTTCACGCGTGACGCTGACGCCCAAGGACGCACCTGTGCCAAAAACGGGCGACATCTGGCTCGGCATCAAGGAGCCTATGACCGAGGCGATGATGCCGTGGTCGACTGCTCGCGGCTGGCTTACCGCCTACGACGCGGACACTGGTGCCGTGCGTTGGAAACTTGAGGCACCGAAACCGGTTCTCGGCGGGGTTACCCCCACTGCCGGCGGCCTTGTCTTCGCCTCTGACCTGGCCGGCAACTTTTTCGCCGTGGATGCCACCAGCGGCAAGAAGCTTTGGAACGAGCAGGTCGGACAGCCGATCGGCGGCGGCATCATCACCTACCGCGTCGGAGACAAACAGCTTGTAGCAGCGGCAATCGGAAACGGCGGCGGAGCTTGGCCCGCACCCGTCACACGCACCAGCATCGTTGTCTACGGTTTGAAGTAG